The following proteins are co-located in the Solanum pennellii chromosome 1, SPENNV200 genome:
- the LOC107007731 gene encoding cold-regulated 413 plasma membrane protein 2-like — protein MGMKKSYLAMKTESSVGSDVIDSDLKEIGIAAKKLANHAIMLGGIGFGTSFLKWIASFAAIYLLILDRTNWRSNMLTTLLIPYIFLSFPSLLFGLFRGDFGKWLSLIAVITRLFYPKHFPDWLEAPAALVLLMVVSPSFLADTIRDNWIGTFICLVIGCYLLQEHIRASGGFRNSFTKAHGISNTIGIILLLVYPVWALILHFL, from the exons ATGGGGATGAAGAAGAGTTATTTGGCAATGAAGACAGAATCATCAGTAGGCAGTGATGTAATTGATTCAGATTTGAAGGAAATTGGGATTGCTGCTAAGAAATTAGCTAATCATGCAATTATGCTTGGTGGAATTGGTTTTGGCACTTCTTTTCTCAAATGGATTGCTTCTTTTGCTGCTAT TTACTTGTTGATCTTGGATCGAACAAACTGGAGGAGCAACATGCTCACAACTCTCCTAATTCCTTACATTTTCTTGAGTTTCCCTTCATTACTCTTTGGTTTGTTCag GGGAGATTTCGGAAAATGGCTATCTTTGATTGCTGTTATAACGCGCCTATTTTACCCAAAACACTTTCCAg ATTGGCTTGAAGCACCAGCAGCATTGGTCCTTCTGATGGTAGTATCTCCAAGTTTTTTGGCTGACACTATAAGGGACAACTGGATCGGTACGTTCATTTGCCTTGTAATTGGATGCTATCTGTTGCAAGAACACATTAGAGCATCTGGTGGATTCAGAAATTCTTTCACTAAAGCTCATGGAATTTCAAACACTATTGGAATCATCCTTCTTCTGGTATATCCAGTCTGGGCATTGATTCTCCACTTTCTATAA
- the LOC107008943 gene encoding mitochondrial import receptor subunit TOM6 homolog: MFPGMFMRKPDKAAALKQLKTHVVLFGTWVAVIRVTPYILHYFSDQKEELKLEF, from the coding sequence ATGTTTCCAGGAATGTTCATGCGTAAACCTGACAAGGCAGCTGCTTTGAAGCAGTTGAAGACCCACGTCGTCCTGTTCGGTACTTGGGTCGCCGTGATTCGAGTCACCCCATACATCCTCCACTATTTCTCCGATCAGAAAGAAGAACTCAAGCTGGAATTCTAG
- the LOC107015788 gene encoding 9-divinyl ether synthase-like (The RefSeq protein has 4 substitutions compared to this genomic sequence): MSSFCSKSPAISNCSNDEYSNSSLPVREIPGDYGFPFLGAIKDRYDYYYNLGTDEFFRTKSQKYNSTVFKTNMPPGPFIAKNSKVIALLDSKTFPILFDNSKVEKKNVLDGTYMPSTDFFGGYRPCAFLDPSEPKHARLKGFYLSIISKYHTQSIPIFETSVSALFQNLENEISKNGKANFNDISDAMSFDFVFRLLCDKTTRNVGPKYFDKWMLPQLVPLVTLGLKFVPNFLEDLILHTFPLPFCLVKSIYQKLYDAFSEHAGSILNEIEKSGIKRDEACHNLVFLAGFNAYGGMKVLFPSPIKWVASVGKSLHTRLANEIRTIIKEEGGSITLSAINKMSLVKSTVYEVLRIEPPIPFQYGKAKEDIMVQSHDSNFLIKKGEMIFGYQTFATKDAKIFENPEEFIAERFMGSEGEKLLKYVYWSNARETDDPTVDNKQCPAKDLVVLLCRLLLVEFFMRYDTFTVESRKYLAGSSVTFKTLDKKTT; the protein is encoded by the exons atgtcttcATTTTGCTCCAAATCTCCCGCCATTTCCAACTGTTCAAACGATGAATATTCTAATTCGAGTCTTCCAGTTCGAGAAATCCCAGGTGACTATGGTTTCCCATTCTTGGGAGCCATTAAAGATAGATATGACTATTTCTACAACCTCGGAACAGACGAATTCTTCCGtacaaaatctcaaaaatataattctacTGTATTCAAAACGAACATGCCACCAGGTCCATTCATCGCTAAAAACTCCAAAGTCATCGCTCTTCTTGATTCCAAAACATTTCCCATACTTTTCGACAATTCAAAAGTCGAAAAAAAGAACGTTCTTGATGGCACCTACATGCCATCAACTGATTTCTTTGGTGGATATCGTCCTTGTGCATTTCTCGATCCATCGGAACCAAAACATGCAAGACTTAAAGGGTTCTATTTATCTATAATCTCAAAATATCATACACAATCCATTCCTATATTTGAAACCTCTGTTTCTGCCCTGtttcaaaatcttgaaaatgaaatttctaaaaatgGAAAAGCGAATTTCAACGACATTAGCGATGCAATGTcgtttgattttgtttttcgTTTGTTGTGTGATAAGACAACAAGAAATGTTGGaccaaaatattttgataaatggATGTTGCCTCAGTTGGTTCCATTGGTTACTCTTGGGCTAAAATTTGTGCCTAATTTTCTGGAAGATTTAATATTGCATACTTTTCCATTACCGTTTTGTTTAGTGAAATCGAATTACCAGAAGCTTTACGATGCTTTTAGCGAGCATGCTGGAAGTATACTGAATGAAATTGAGAAGAGTGGGATCAAGAGAGATGAAGCTTGCCACAACTTAGTTTTTCTTGCAg GGTTCAATGCTTATGGTGGGATGAAAGTTTTGTTTCCATCACTGATCAAGTGGGTCGCCAGTGTAGGTAAGAGTTTACACCCTCGGCTAGCAAATGAAATCAGGACGATCATCAAGGAAGAAGGTGGGTCCATCACTCTATCAGCAATCAACAAGATGAGTTTGGTTAAATCAACGGTGTATGAAGTGTTGAGAATTGAACCACCAATTCCGTTCCAGTACGGTAAGGCCAAAGAAGATATCATGGTCCAAAGTCATgattcaaattttttgattaaaaaaggTGAAATGATATTTGGATATCAAACATTTGCAACAAAAGATGcaaagatatttgaaaatccAGAAGAGTTTATTGCAGAGAGATTTATGGGCAGTGAAGgagaaaaattgttaaaatatgtttattgGTCAAATGCAAGAGAGACCGATGATCCAACGGTCGATAACAAACAATGCCCCGCGAAAGATCTGGTCGTGCTGTTGTGCAG GTTGTTGTTGGTGGAATTTTTCATGCGTTACGACACATTTACTGTGGAGTCAAGAAAATACTTAGCTGGATCATCAGTAACGTTCAAGACTCTGGACAAAAAAACGACATGA
- the LOC107015780 gene encoding allene oxide synthase 3-like: MSSVSSKYPAIANSSDNESCKPLLQVREIPGDYGFPFLGAIKDRYDYYYSLGADEFFRTKSLKYNSTIFRTNMPPGPFIAKDPKVIVLLDAISFPILFDCSKVEKKNVLDGTYMPSTDFFGGYRPCAFLDPSEPNHATHKGFYLSIISKLHTQFIPIFENSVSLLFQNLEIQISKNGKANFNDISDAMSFDFVFRLLCNNTNPHDTNLGTNGPKCFDLWMLPQLAPLVTLGLKFVPNFLEELMLHTFQLPFFIIKSKYQKLYDAFNEHAGSTLDDAEKSGIKRDEACHNLVFLAGFNAYGGMKILFPSLMKWVSSGGKSLHTRLANEIRTIIKEEGGPITLSAINKMSLVKSTVYEVLRIEPPIPFQYGKAKEDIMVQSHDSNFLIKKGEMIFGYQTFATKDGKIFESPEEFIAERFMGSEGEKLLKYVYWSNARETDSPTVDNKQCAGRDLAVLLCRLLLVEFFMRYDTFTVESSKYLAGPLITFKTLEKKAI, from the exons atgtcttcAGTTTCCTCCAAATATCCGGCCATTGCTAACTCTTCAGACAATGAATCTTGTAAACCACTTCTTCAAGTTCGAGAAATCCCAGGTGACTATGGTTTCCCATTCTTAGGAGCTATTAAAGATAGATATGATTATTACTACAGCCTCGGAGCAGACGAATTCTTCCGTACAAAATCCCTAAAGTATAATTCTACTATATTCAGAACGAACATGCCACCAGGTCCATTTATTGCTAAAGATCCCAAAGTCATTGTTCTTCTCGATGCTATAAGTTTTCCTATTCTTTTCGACTGTTCAAAAGTCGAAAAGAAGAACGTTCTTGATGGCACCTACATGCCATCAACTGATTTCTTCGGTGGATATCGTCCTTGTGCATTTCTCGATCCATCTGAACCAAATCATGCAACACATAAAGGGTTTTATTTATCTATAATCTCAAAATTGCATACTCAATTTATTCCTATATTTGAAAACTCTGTTTCTCTACTGtttcaaaatcttgaaattcaaatatcaaaaaatgGAAAAGCTAATTTCAACGACATTAGTGATGCAATGTCGTTTGATTTCGTTTTTCGTTTGTTGTGTAACAATACAAATCCCCATGACACAAATCTTGGCACTAATGGTCCAAAATGTTTTGATTTATGGATGTTGCCTCAACTGGCTCCGTTGGTCACTCTTGGTCTAAAATTTGTCCCCAATTTTTTGGAAGAGTTAATGTTGCATACTTTCCAATTGcccttttttataattaaatcgAAATACCAGAAGCTTTACGATGCTTTTAACGAGCATGCTGGAAGTACACTTGATGATGCTGAGAAGAGTGGGATCAAAAGAGACGAAGCTTGCCACAACTTAGTTTTTCTTGCAG GTTTCAATGCTTATGGTGGAATGAAAATTCTGTTTCCGTCACTGATGAAGTGGGTGTCAAGTGGAGGAAAGAGTTTACACACTCGGCTAGCAAATGAAATCAGGACGATCATCAAGGAAGAAGGTGGGCCTATTACTCTATCAGCAATCAACAAGATGAGTTTGGTTAAATCAACGGTGTATGAAGTGTTGAGAATTGAACCACCAATTCCGTTCCAGTACGGTAAGGCCAAAGAAGATATCATGGTCCAAAGTCATgattcaaattttttgattaaaaaaggTGAAATGATATTTGGATATCAAACATTTGCAACAAAAGATGGAAAGATATTTGAAAGTCCAGAAGAGTTTATTGCAGAGAGATTTATGGGTAGTGAAGgagaaaaattgttaaaatatgtttattgGTCAAATGCAAGAGAAACTGATAGTCCAACAGTCGATAACAAACAATGTGCAGGGAGAGATCTGGCTGTGCTGTTATGCAG GTTATTGTTGGTGGAATTTTTCATGCGTTACGACACATTTACTGTGGAGTCAAGTAAATACTTAGCTGGACCATTAATAACTTTCAAGACATTGGAGAAAAAGGctatttaa
- the LOC107007730 gene encoding long chain acyl-CoA synthetase 2 isoform X1, with protein MSNYTVKVEESRPASDGKPSAGPVYRNIYAKDGLMEMPTRFKSPWDFFSESVKKNPKNQMLGRRQVVDKKAGPYSWLTYEEVYETTIKIGSAIRNRGVNPGDRCGIYGVNCPEWIMAMEACNSQAISYVPLYDSLGANAVEFIINHAEVSIAFAQESKIPAILSCLSKCNSYLKTIVSFGNISSTQKSEAEEQGVACFSWEEFIQMGSLDHELPQKRKTDISSIMYTSGTTGEPKGVILTNGAFMGEVLSMDQLLVETDKEGTGEDVYFSFLPLAHIFDQIIETYCIYRGASIGFWQGDIRYLIEDLLVLKPTIFCGVPRVYDRIYTGVMDKIKAGGTLKKLLFQFAYNYKLRNMEKGLRQDEAAPRFDRLVFDKIKLAFGGRVRLMLSGAAPLPKHVEEFLRVTCCCSLSQGYGLTESCGGCLTSIANVHSMTGTVGVPMTTIEARLESVPEMGYDALASVPRGEICLRGKTLFSGYHKREDLTKSVLVDGWFHTGDIGEWQPDGAMKIIDRKKNIFKLSQGEYVAVENIEGVYSRCPIVTSIWIYGNSFESFLVAVVVPERKALEDWASNNQETGDFSSLCNNTKARKYILDELNTTARKHQLRGFEMLRAVHLEPNPFDIERELVTPTFKLKRPQLLNYYKDIVDQLYKEAKAKTA; from the exons ATGTCAAATTATACAGTGAAAGTTGAAGAAAGCCGGCCAGCTTCTGACGGAAAGCCGTCAGCAGGGCCAGTTTATAGGAATATTTATGCGAAAGATGGTCTCATGGAAATGCCTACTCGTTTTAAGTCACCTTGGGACTTCTTTAG TGAATCAGTTAAGAAGAATCCTAAAAATCAAATGCTGGGCCGCCGTCAGGTTGTTGACAAAAAG GCAGGTCCCTACAGTTGGCTAACATATGAGGAGGTTTATGAAACCACAATTAAGATTGGTTCAGCCATCCGAAATCGTGGTGTTAATCCG GGAGACCGGTGTGGCATCTATGGTGTGAACTGTCCTGAGTGGATAATGGCTATGGAG GCTTGTAACAGCCAAGCAATTTCATATGTACCACTCTATGATTCTCTTG GTGCAAATGCAGTTGAATTTATCATCAACCACGCTGAAGTTTCAATAGCTTTTGCCCAAGAAAGCAAGATACCTGCT ATCTTATCATGCTTGTCTAAGTGCAATTCTTATCTAAAAA CTATCGTCAGCTTTGGAAACATTTCAAGCACACAGAAAAGTGAAGCCGAGGAACAAGGAGTAGCTTGCTTCTCATGGGAAGAGTTTATTCAAATG GGAAGTTTGGATCATGAACTTCCTCAGAAAAGGAAAACTGATATTTCCTCAATTATGTACACTAGTGGAACTACTGGAGAACCAAAAGGTGTCATTCTGACTAATGGTGCTTTCATGGGAGAAGTTCTGTCGATGGATCAACTTCTCGTTGAAACAGACAAAGAG GGAACGGGGGAGGATGTGTACTTTTCGTTCCTTCCACTGGCTCATatatttgatcaaataattGAGACATATTGCATATACAGAGGTGCTTCAATAGGATTTTGGCAAGGC GACATTAGATACTTGATTGAAGATCTTCTGGTATTAAAACCGACTATATTCTGTGGAGTTCCACGAGTTTATGACCGGATATACACAG GGGTGATGGATAAAATCAAAGCTGGAGGTACATTGAAGAAGCTGCTTTTTCAGTTTGCATACAACTA CAAATTAAGGAATATGGAGAAAGGATTGAGACAAGATGAAGCAGCTCCGCGCTTTGACAGGCTTGTTTTTGATAAG ATCAAACTAGCATTTGGTGGACGAGTACGTCTGATGCTTTCTGGAGCTGCTCCTTTGCCCAAGCACGTCGAAGAATTTCTAAGGGTGACATGTTGCTGTTCTTTATCACAAGGATATG gGCTTACTGAAAGTTGTGGAGGATGTCTCACATCCATAGCCAATGTACACTCCATGACAGGAACTGTTGGTGTTCCAATGACTACAATTGAGGCAAGACTTGAGTCAGTGCCAGAAATGGGATATGATGCTCTTGCAAGCGTGCCTCGTGGAGAAATTTGTCTGAGGGGAAAAACCTTGTTTTCGGGGTACCATAAACGAGAAGATCTTACAAAATCTGTACTTGTGGATGGATGGTTTCATACAG gTGACATTGGTGAGTGGCAACCAGACGGAGCAATGAAAATCATTGACcggaaaaagaatatattcaaGCTGTCCCAAGGGGAGTATGTAGCTGTAGAAAACATTGAAGGCGTATACTCCAGATGCCCTATTGTTACATCA ATTTGGATATATGGGAACAGTTTTGAATCCTTCCTAGTGGCTGTGGTAGTTCCAGAAAGAAAGGCACTTGAAGACTGGGCCTCGAATAATCAAGAAACCGGAGATTTTTCATCTCTATGTAATAACACAAAGGCAAGGAAGTACATATTGGATGAACTCAATACCACTGCTAGGAAACACCAA CTTCGAGGCTTTGAAATGTTACGTGCAGTTCATTTGGAACCAAATCCATTTGACATTGAGAGAGAATTAGTTACCCCTACATTCAAACTCAAAAGACCACAACTGCTCAACTATTACAAG GATATTGTGGATCAACTATACAAAGAAGCTAAGGCAAAAACTGCATAA
- the LOC107007730 gene encoding long chain acyl-CoA synthetase 2 isoform X2, translated as MLGRRQVVDKKAGPYSWLTYEEVYETTIKIGSAIRNRGVNPGDRCGIYGVNCPEWIMAMEACNSQAISYVPLYDSLGANAVEFIINHAEVSIAFAQESKIPAILSCLSKCNSYLKTIVSFGNISSTQKSEAEEQGVACFSWEEFIQMGSLDHELPQKRKTDISSIMYTSGTTGEPKGVILTNGAFMGEVLSMDQLLVETDKEGTGEDVYFSFLPLAHIFDQIIETYCIYRGASIGFWQGDIRYLIEDLLVLKPTIFCGVPRVYDRIYTGVMDKIKAGGTLKKLLFQFAYNYKLRNMEKGLRQDEAAPRFDRLVFDKIKLAFGGRVRLMLSGAAPLPKHVEEFLRVTCCCSLSQGYGLTESCGGCLTSIANVHSMTGTVGVPMTTIEARLESVPEMGYDALASVPRGEICLRGKTLFSGYHKREDLTKSVLVDGWFHTGDIGEWQPDGAMKIIDRKKNIFKLSQGEYVAVENIEGVYSRCPIVTSIWIYGNSFESFLVAVVVPERKALEDWASNNQETGDFSSLCNNTKARKYILDELNTTARKHQLRGFEMLRAVHLEPNPFDIERELVTPTFKLKRPQLLNYYKDIVDQLYKEAKAKTA; from the exons ATGCTGGGCCGCCGTCAGGTTGTTGACAAAAAG GCAGGTCCCTACAGTTGGCTAACATATGAGGAGGTTTATGAAACCACAATTAAGATTGGTTCAGCCATCCGAAATCGTGGTGTTAATCCG GGAGACCGGTGTGGCATCTATGGTGTGAACTGTCCTGAGTGGATAATGGCTATGGAG GCTTGTAACAGCCAAGCAATTTCATATGTACCACTCTATGATTCTCTTG GTGCAAATGCAGTTGAATTTATCATCAACCACGCTGAAGTTTCAATAGCTTTTGCCCAAGAAAGCAAGATACCTGCT ATCTTATCATGCTTGTCTAAGTGCAATTCTTATCTAAAAA CTATCGTCAGCTTTGGAAACATTTCAAGCACACAGAAAAGTGAAGCCGAGGAACAAGGAGTAGCTTGCTTCTCATGGGAAGAGTTTATTCAAATG GGAAGTTTGGATCATGAACTTCCTCAGAAAAGGAAAACTGATATTTCCTCAATTATGTACACTAGTGGAACTACTGGAGAACCAAAAGGTGTCATTCTGACTAATGGTGCTTTCATGGGAGAAGTTCTGTCGATGGATCAACTTCTCGTTGAAACAGACAAAGAG GGAACGGGGGAGGATGTGTACTTTTCGTTCCTTCCACTGGCTCATatatttgatcaaataattGAGACATATTGCATATACAGAGGTGCTTCAATAGGATTTTGGCAAGGC GACATTAGATACTTGATTGAAGATCTTCTGGTATTAAAACCGACTATATTCTGTGGAGTTCCACGAGTTTATGACCGGATATACACAG GGGTGATGGATAAAATCAAAGCTGGAGGTACATTGAAGAAGCTGCTTTTTCAGTTTGCATACAACTA CAAATTAAGGAATATGGAGAAAGGATTGAGACAAGATGAAGCAGCTCCGCGCTTTGACAGGCTTGTTTTTGATAAG ATCAAACTAGCATTTGGTGGACGAGTACGTCTGATGCTTTCTGGAGCTGCTCCTTTGCCCAAGCACGTCGAAGAATTTCTAAGGGTGACATGTTGCTGTTCTTTATCACAAGGATATG gGCTTACTGAAAGTTGTGGAGGATGTCTCACATCCATAGCCAATGTACACTCCATGACAGGAACTGTTGGTGTTCCAATGACTACAATTGAGGCAAGACTTGAGTCAGTGCCAGAAATGGGATATGATGCTCTTGCAAGCGTGCCTCGTGGAGAAATTTGTCTGAGGGGAAAAACCTTGTTTTCGGGGTACCATAAACGAGAAGATCTTACAAAATCTGTACTTGTGGATGGATGGTTTCATACAG gTGACATTGGTGAGTGGCAACCAGACGGAGCAATGAAAATCATTGACcggaaaaagaatatattcaaGCTGTCCCAAGGGGAGTATGTAGCTGTAGAAAACATTGAAGGCGTATACTCCAGATGCCCTATTGTTACATCA ATTTGGATATATGGGAACAGTTTTGAATCCTTCCTAGTGGCTGTGGTAGTTCCAGAAAGAAAGGCACTTGAAGACTGGGCCTCGAATAATCAAGAAACCGGAGATTTTTCATCTCTATGTAATAACACAAAGGCAAGGAAGTACATATTGGATGAACTCAATACCACTGCTAGGAAACACCAA CTTCGAGGCTTTGAAATGTTACGTGCAGTTCATTTGGAACCAAATCCATTTGACATTGAGAGAGAATTAGTTACCCCTACATTCAAACTCAAAAGACCACAACTGCTCAACTATTACAAG GATATTGTGGATCAACTATACAAAGAAGCTAAGGCAAAAACTGCATAA
- the LOC107008420 gene encoding RING-H2 finger protein ATL65: protein MIHHHHHHIAPAPSPVPSNPNNSQKAPSPSLNHPFHHSSTFQPATTSSTSTSASDLSTTPPPAKLPVDFSPPLIAMVVIIATAFVIITYSRLLSRHLLRLHGRYRLWRRRRRRYVPSSSAGDIESPPYPFDPTGAFHVLSPYGLDDSVIKTIPLSVYTRKSGVHDCAVCLLEFEENDYMRTLPVCSHAFHVDCIDIWLKSHANCPLCRAGIFRPESPFTPLMAARIRPSFDDMMLESTILEPLDEIQPESDTTTVSEITQEPSPRRNIQSEERFNRRDIFLKRSYSFGFERNLGSERLMLEPATASPWRYRRAIGSGSFWSKRPSPFSSLTKPRVFSFRYYRGMKSPFFRRTRGGFFPLSESSARYSTGGGGSSSRRSKSFASPMFMRTSAVGGGGGGVYSSSRLRSGDPEALLSPDRYHRR, encoded by the coding sequence ATGATCCACCACCACCATCATCATATAGCTCCTGCTCCCTCACCGGTGCCGTCAAACCCAAATAATTCTCAAAAAGCTCCTTCACCTTCATTGAATCATCCGTTTCATCATTCATCCACATTTCAACCTGCAACCACTTCATCAACATCCACGTCAGCATCAGATTTATCAACTACTCCACCGCCGGCTAAGTTACCGGTTGATTTCAGTCCTCCTTTGATTGCGATGGTTGTTATTATTGCTACTGCTTTTGTTATCATTACTTACTCGCGGCTACTCTCTCGCCATCTGCTCCGTTTACACGGCCGTTATAGACTGTGGCGCCGCCGTCGCCGACGTTACGTTCCCTCGTCATCTGCGGGTGATATTGAGTCGCCTCCGTACCCGTTTGATCCTACTGGTGCTTTCCATGTGTTATCGCCTTACGGATTGGATGATTCGGTGATCAAAACGATTCCTCTTTCCGTCTACACTCGAAAAAGCGGCGTTCATGATTGTGCGGTTTGCTTACTGGAGTTCGAAGAGAACGACTATATGCGTACGCTTCCGGTTTGTTCGCATGCCTTTCATGTGGACTGTATTGATATATGGCTTAAATCACACGCGAATTGCCCTTTGTGTCGTGCTGGAATATTCCGTCCAGAGTCGCCGTTTACTCCGTTGATGGCAGCAAGGATTCGCCCAAGTTTCGATGATATGATGTTGGAGAGCACAATTCTAGAGCCTTTGGATGAAATTCAGCCAGAATCCGATACAACGACGGTGTCAGAGATCACACAGGAACCGTCGCCAAGGAGGAACATCCAATCAGAGGAGAGATTTAACAGACGTGATATTTTTCTAAAACGTTCTTACTCCTTCGGATTCGAGAGGAATTTGGGATCAGAGAGATTAATGCTCGAACCAGCAACAGCTTCACCATGGCGGTACCGCAGAGCAATAGGATCGGGAAGCTTCTGGAGCAAAAGGCCTTCACCGTTCAGCTCTTTAACAAAGCCAAGAGTATTCTCCTTCCGCTATTACAGAGGGATGAAATCACCCTTCTTCCGGCGAACTAGAGGTGGATTTTTCCCTTTATCGGAATCAAGCGCGAGATACAGTACCGGCGGAGGTGGAAGCTCGTCAAGAAGAAGCAAATCATTCGCAAGTCCAATGTTCATGAGAACATCGGcggttggtggtggtggtggaggtgTATACTCATCTAGCCGTCTTAGGAGCGGTGATCCAGAAGCCTTACTGTCACCGGACAGATATCACAGACGGTGA